Proteins encoded together in one Lathamus discolor isolate bLatDis1 chromosome 3, bLatDis1.hap1, whole genome shotgun sequence window:
- the RFC4 gene encoding replication factor C subunit 4, with the protein MQAFLKGPSAISTKPLSAKERGAAGAAGCSGEGKRPKPIPWVEKYRPKNVDEVAFQDEVVAVLKKSLEGADLPNLLFYGPPGTGKTSTILAAARELYGPELFRQRVLELNASDERGIQVIREKVKAFAQLTASGSRSDGKVCPPFKIVILDEADSMTSAAQAALRRTMEKESKTTRFCLICNYISRIIEPLTSRCSKFRFKPLSDKIQQQRLLDVSEKEQVKISNEAVWYLVKVSEGDLRKAITFLQSATRLMGGKEITEKIVTEIAGVIPREKIDELLSVCWSGSFEKLETLAKNLINDGYAVAQLVNQLHDAVVESENYSDKQKSVIVEKLAEVDKCLADGADEYLQLMSLCAVVMQQLIQNT; encoded by the exons ATGCAGGCCTTCCTCAAAGGCCCATCTGCCATCAGCACCAAGCCCCTCTCTGCTAAGGAGAGGGGTGCCGCCGGCGCAGCGGGGTGCAGCGGGGAGGGCAAGAGGCCTAAACCCATCCCCTGGGTGGAGAAATA TCGCCCAAAAAATGTGGATGAAGTCGCCTTCCAGGATGAAGTTGTTGCTGTGCTGAAAAAGTCCTTGGAAGGTGCTGAT CTTCCCAATCTGTTGTTCTATGGCCCACCTGGAACTGGAAAGACTTCCACTATTTTAGCAGCTGCTAGAGAGCTCTATGG TCCTGAATTATTCCGGCAAAGAGTCCTTGAGTTAAATGCCTCTGATGAGCGTGGAATCCAAGTAATTCGGGAAAAAGTGAAGGCTTTTGCTCAACTTACTGCATCTGGAAGCCGTTCAGA TGGTAAAGTTTGTCCTCCTTTTAAAATTGTAATCCTGGATGAAGCAGACTCAATGACTTCAGCAGCTCAGGCAGCCTTAAGACGCACAATGGAGAAAGAATCTAAAACAACACGTTTCTGCCTTATTTGTAACTACATCAGCAG aataATTGAACCTTTAACATCTCGATGCTCCAAATTCCGCTTCAAGCCTTTGTCAGACAAAATCCAACAGCAGAGGCTGTTGGATGTTTCTGAGAAGGAACAAGTGAAAATCAGTAACGAG GCAGTGTGGTACCTTGTTAAAGTGTCAGAAGGGGACTTAAGAAAAGCAATTACTTTTCTTCAAAGTGCCACTCGCCTAATGGGTGGGAAAGAGATCACAGAGAAGATAGTCACTGAAATTGCTGGG GTCATCCCTAGAGAAAAAATTGATGAACTGCTGTCTGTCTGCTGGAGTGGTTCATTTGAGAAACTGGAAACACTGGCAAAG AATCTCATAAATGATGGGTATGCTGTTGCTCAGCTTGTAAATCAGCTGCATGATGCTGTTGTTGAGAGTGAAAATTACAGTGACAAGCAGAAATCTGTCATAGTCGAGAAACTTGCG GAAGTAGACAAATGCTTGGCAGATGGTGCTGATGAATACTTGCAGCTGATGAGTCTCTGTGCTGTGGTGATGCAGCAACTAATACAGAACACTTAA
- the EIF4A2 gene encoding eukaryotic initiation factor 4A-II — protein sequence MSGGSADYSRDHGGPEGMDPDGVIESNWNEIVDNFDDMNLKESLLRGIYAYGFEKPSAIQQRAIIPCIKGYDVIAQAQSGTGKTATFAISILQQLEIDLKETQALVLAPTRELAQQIQKVILALGDYMGATCHACIGGTNVRNEMQKLQAEAPHIVVGTPGRVFDMLNRRYLSPKWIKMFVLDEADEMLSRGFKDQIYEIFQKLSTNIQVVLLSATMPMDVLEVTKKFMRDPIRILVKKEELTLEGIKQFYINVEREEWKLDTLCDLYETLTITQAVIFLNTRRKVDWLTEKMHARDFTVSALHGDMDQKERDVIMREFRSGSSRVLITTDLLARGIDVQQVSLVINYDLPTNRENYIHRIGRGGRFGRKGVAINFVTEEDKRILRDIETFYNTTVEEMPMNVADLI from the exons ATGTCAGGCGGCTCCGCGGATTATAGCAG AGACCATGGCGGCCCAGAGGGAATGGACCCCGATGGTGTCATTGAG AGCAATTGGAATGAGATTGTTGACAATTTTGATGATATGAATTTAAAAGAATCCCTTCTGAGGGGCATTTATGCTTATGGTTTTGAGAAGCCATCAGCTATTCAGCAGAGAGCTATTATTCCATGCATCAAAG GGTATGATGTGATTGCTCAAGCTCAGTCAGGTACTGGCAAGACAGCCACATTTGCTATTTCCATCCTGCAGCAGTTGGAGATTGATCTCAAGGAGACCCAAGCACTAGTATTGGCCCCTACCAGAGAACTGGCTCAACAG ATTCAAAAGGTAATTCTGGCTCTTGGTGACTACATGGGAGCAACATGCCATGCTTGTATTGGTGGTACAAATGTCCGCAATGAAATGCAAAAGCTTCAGGCTGAGGCTCCGCACATTGTGGTCGGGACTCCAGGGCGTGTGTTTGATATGTTAAACAGACGCTACCTTT caCCTAAATGGATCAAAATGTTTGTTCTGGATGAAGCTGATGAAATGCTGAGCCGTGGATTTAAGGATCAGATTTATGAGATCTTCCAAAAATTAAGCACAAACATCCAG GTTGTGTTGCTGTCGGCTACAATGCCAATGGATGTgttggaagtgaccaaaaagtTCATGAGAGATCCCATACGTATTTTGGTGAAGAAGGAAGAGCTGACTCTGGAGGGTATCAAGCAATTCTACATTAATGTTGAAAGAGAG GAGTGGAAGCTCGATACTCTCTGTGATTTGTATGAGACGTTGACCATTACACAGGCTGTTATTTTCCTGAATACAAGGAGAAAAGTAGACTGGCTTACTGAGAAAATGCATGCCCGGGACTTCACCGTCTCAGCTCTG cATGGTGACATGGACCAGAAGGAGCGGGATGTTATCATGAGAGAGTTCAGATCAGGATCCAGCCGTGTCCTGATCACCACTGACTTGCTG GCTCGTGGCATTGATGTGCAGCAAGTGTCATTGGTTATAAACTATGACCTGCCAACCAATCGTGAAAACTACATTCACAG AATTGGTCGTGGTGGTCGTTTTGGCAGAAAAGGTGTGGCTATAAATTTTGTCACTGAAGAGGACAAGAGGATCCTGCGAGACATTGAGACTTTCTACAATACTACAGTGGAGGAGATGCCGATGAATGTGGCTGATCTCATTTAA